In Sodalis ligni, a single genomic region encodes these proteins:
- the tssL gene encoding type VI secretion system protein TssL, short form: MKTTLSIDNLLCETFLTVIQLRNGAAAEQGEKLYQQCQGQVEEVRRQLLLADYSDESIDHITYAQCALLDETVLGRGLGNDIPDDGHQIWLAKPLQAHFFNTLQAGERLFERIRTVLNQPAPDETVLICFHRILVLGFQGRYRNQPQGPRDQLIAVLETKIPALETTPASVLLSPDADSLYQFFGRRSLWFWGGIAIFSVAGLWWGLHHHLHMLLTELLPESQ; this comes from the coding sequence ATGAAAACAACGCTTTCCATCGATAACCTGCTGTGCGAAACCTTCCTGACGGTGATCCAGCTGCGCAACGGGGCGGCCGCCGAGCAAGGCGAAAAACTCTATCAGCAGTGCCAGGGACAGGTTGAAGAGGTCCGTCGGCAATTGCTCCTGGCGGACTATTCCGACGAGAGCATCGATCATATTACCTATGCGCAATGCGCTTTGCTGGATGAAACCGTATTAGGCCGCGGTTTGGGCAATGACATCCCTGACGATGGGCATCAGATATGGCTGGCAAAACCGCTGCAGGCTCACTTTTTCAATACTCTTCAAGCCGGCGAGCGTTTATTTGAGCGGATAAGGACGGTACTGAACCAGCCCGCGCCCGATGAAACGGTTTTGATCTGTTTTCACCGCATCCTGGTGCTGGGGTTTCAGGGCCGCTATCGTAACCAGCCGCAAGGGCCGCGAGATCAATTGATAGCCGTTCTGGAGACCAAAATCCCTGCCCTTGAAACAACGCCGGCATCGGTATTGCTCAGCCCGGACGCTGACAGTCTTTATCAATTTTTCGGCAGGCGCTCTTTATGGTTTTGGGGCGGTATCGCCATCTTTTCAGTGGCCGGGCTTTGGTGGGGGCTGCACCATCATCTTCACATGCTGCTGACAGAACTGCTGCCGGAATCTCAATAA
- the tssK gene encoding type VI secretion system baseplate subunit TssK, whose product MKIYRPLWIEGAFLAPQQFQQQARWEAFHRSCLDRLSVRYPWGVLTARFDTDALRLNRLKAEYLHVRMADGSLIDTDRCDTLPPPCDIAQVLPADVRRVEVLLALPLEHANGGNCRRQEEEKGHPVRYRQEWAEVQDVLGNESESIAVERYELSLRFDFDKNGEYLTCPVARLLRDGRGNWELDRQFIPPLLSFGAGDEMYRALGLLMGQLQAKRRRLMGMRRESNQRMADFAVADVSLFWLLNALNSSEPVLADLLRDPAVHPELLYRELIKLAGALLTFSLDQDIDAIPPYDHERLETVFPPLFGLIGTLLEASLPSRVLTLVLESIGPNYWKAPLNDVRLREEADFYLSVRSSVPAHRLQSQFPALCKIGAPDDVHELVNTALDGVPLVCLSQVPAAIPLRLENQYFAMDLSHSAAQAMLAAGCCYLYVPGSLPDIQLELFAVLRA is encoded by the coding sequence ATGAAAATTTACCGGCCTCTTTGGATCGAAGGCGCTTTCCTGGCGCCTCAGCAATTTCAGCAGCAGGCGCGTTGGGAAGCTTTTCACCGGAGCTGCCTTGACCGACTGAGCGTGCGATATCCCTGGGGCGTACTGACCGCCCGGTTCGATACCGACGCGCTGCGGCTGAACCGGCTAAAAGCGGAGTATCTTCATGTTCGCATGGCCGATGGGAGTTTGATCGACACCGATCGCTGCGATACGTTGCCTCCCCCATGCGATATTGCCCAGGTTCTTCCCGCCGATGTTCGCCGGGTGGAAGTTTTGCTGGCATTGCCGCTGGAACACGCCAACGGCGGTAACTGCCGGCGGCAAGAGGAGGAAAAAGGGCATCCGGTCCGTTACCGCCAGGAGTGGGCGGAGGTACAGGATGTATTAGGCAATGAAAGCGAATCCATCGCGGTGGAACGCTATGAACTCTCGCTGCGTTTTGATTTCGACAAAAACGGCGAATATCTGACCTGCCCGGTGGCGCGTCTGTTACGTGACGGGCGCGGCAACTGGGAATTGGATCGACAGTTCATTCCGCCGTTATTATCGTTTGGCGCCGGTGATGAGATGTACCGCGCGTTAGGCCTGCTGATGGGCCAGCTACAGGCCAAGCGCCGACGCCTGATGGGGATGCGCCGGGAAAGCAACCAGAGGATGGCGGATTTCGCCGTGGCGGATGTTTCGCTGTTCTGGCTGCTTAATGCCCTCAATTCCAGCGAGCCGGTGCTGGCTGATTTACTCAGAGACCCGGCGGTTCATCCGGAACTGCTGTATCGCGAACTGATAAAACTGGCCGGTGCGCTGCTGACGTTTTCCCTTGATCAGGATATCGATGCGATCCCTCCTTATGACCATGAACGTTTGGAGACGGTTTTTCCACCGCTGTTCGGCCTTATCGGAACCTTACTGGAGGCCAGTCTGCCCTCGCGGGTACTGACGCTGGTGCTTGAGAGCATCGGCCCCAACTATTGGAAAGCACCGTTGAATGATGTTCGCCTGCGCGAAGAAGCGGATTTTTATCTCTCGGTACGCTCCAGTGTGCCCGCCCATAGGTTACAAAGCCAGTTTCCCGCGCTGTGCAAAATCGGGGCGCCGGACGATGTGCACGAGCTGGTTAACACCGCTCTGGACGGAGTCCCCCTGGTTTGCCTGAGCCAAGTGCCTGCCGCGATACCTTTGCGTCTTGAAAATCAATACTTTGCCATGGATCTGAGCCATTCCGCGGCTCAAGCCATGCTGGCCGCCGGCTGTTGTTATCTTTATGTGCCGGGCTCGTTGCCTGATATACAACTCGAACTTTTTGCGGTGCTGCGCGCATGA
- the tssC gene encoding type VI secretion system contractile sheath large subunit, producing the protein MSLQENNVRDHATTEVQNNAAEGAKSVYAALFEKINLTPVTSVTAIESFQNSDALSDVSTDERVTAAVRVFMDLLGQSRQRVERLDKTLLDSHIAALDNQISRQLDQVMHHPDFQRLESTWRGVKSLIDQTDFRHNVRIELLDISKDHLVQDFDDAPEIAQSGLYAITYTHEYDTPGGEPIAAAISNYEFDRGPRDIALLRNISKVAAAAHMPFIGSVGPAFFGKETMEDVAAIKDIGNYFDRAEYLKWKAFRDSDDARYIGLTLPRVLGRLPYGPDTVPVRSFNYIEQVKGPDHDRYLWTNASFAFAANMVKSFIKNGWCVQIRGPQAGGAVTDLPIHLYDLGTGNQVKIPSEVMIPETREFEFANLGFIPLSYYKNRDYACFFSANSVQKPALYDSQTATANSRINSRLPYIFLLSRIAHYLKLIQRENIGTTKDRRLLELELNNWIRGLVTEMTDPGDDLQASHPLRDAKVTVEDIDDNPGFFRVKLYAVPHFQVEGMDVNLSLVSQMPRAKV; encoded by the coding sequence ATGTCGTTACAGGAAAACAACGTTCGTGATCACGCAACCACTGAGGTACAAAACAACGCTGCCGAGGGGGCGAAAAGTGTCTATGCGGCTCTGTTTGAGAAGATCAATCTTACCCCGGTAACCTCCGTTACCGCTATCGAGTCGTTTCAGAACAGCGATGCCCTTTCTGATGTCTCCACCGATGAAAGGGTAACGGCGGCGGTCCGGGTGTTTATGGACTTGCTCGGACAGTCGCGACAAAGGGTGGAGCGGCTGGATAAAACGCTTTTGGACAGCCATATCGCCGCGCTGGATAACCAAATCAGCCGGCAATTGGACCAGGTCATGCATCATCCGGATTTCCAGCGCCTCGAATCCACCTGGCGCGGAGTGAAGTCCCTGATTGATCAGACCGATTTTCGCCATAACGTGCGAATTGAGCTGCTGGATATCAGTAAAGATCATCTTGTGCAGGATTTTGACGATGCGCCGGAAATCGCCCAAAGCGGTCTCTACGCCATCACCTACACCCACGAGTATGATACGCCGGGCGGGGAGCCCATTGCCGCCGCCATTTCAAACTACGAGTTCGATCGCGGTCCGCGGGATATCGCCTTGCTGCGTAACATATCCAAAGTGGCCGCCGCCGCCCATATGCCGTTTATCGGCTCCGTCGGGCCGGCCTTTTTCGGTAAAGAGACCATGGAAGACGTGGCCGCCATTAAAGATATCGGCAATTATTTCGACCGCGCCGAATACCTGAAATGGAAGGCTTTCCGCGACAGCGACGATGCCCGCTATATCGGTCTGACCTTGCCGCGCGTGCTGGGCCGGCTGCCCTACGGCCCTGATACCGTTCCTGTGCGTAGCTTCAACTACATTGAGCAGGTAAAAGGACCGGATCACGATCGCTACCTGTGGACCAATGCATCTTTCGCCTTTGCCGCCAACATGGTGAAAAGTTTTATCAAAAACGGCTGGTGCGTGCAAATCCGCGGGCCACAGGCAGGTGGGGCGGTGACCGACCTGCCTATCCACCTTTATGATCTCGGCACGGGCAATCAGGTCAAGATCCCCTCGGAAGTCATGATCCCGGAAACCAGGGAATTCGAGTTCGCCAACCTGGGCTTTATCCCGTTGTCTTATTATAAAAATCGAGACTATGCCTGTTTTTTCTCCGCCAATTCGGTGCAGAAACCGGCGTTATACGACAGTCAGACCGCTACGGCCAACAGCCGCATCAATTCCCGCCTGCCCTATATCTTCCTGTTGTCGCGTATCGCTCATTACCTGAAGCTTATCCAGCGTGAAAATATCGGTACCACCAAAGATCGCCGCCTGTTGGAGCTGGAGCTGAATAACTGGATCCGCGGCCTGGTGACGGAAATGACCGATCCGGGGGACGATTTACAGGCGTCGCATCCTCTGCGCGACGCAAAGGTGACGGTTGAAGATATTGATGACAACCCGGGTTTCTTTCGCGTCAAACTCTATGCGGTGCCCCATTTCCAGGTGGAAGGGATGGATGTGAATCTTTCACTGGTATCTCAAATGCCGCGGGCCAAGGTTTGA
- the rpmE gene encoding 50S ribosomal protein L31, protein MKKDIHPKYVAITATCSCGNVIKTHSTLGHDLTLDVCGACHPFYTGKQRVVDTGGRVDRFNKRFSIPGTKK, encoded by the coding sequence ATGAAAAAAGATATCCATCCGAAATATGTAGCAATTACTGCAACCTGTTCTTGCGGTAATGTTATCAAGACCCATTCCACGCTGGGCCACGACCTGACCCTGGACGTTTGCGGCGCATGCCATCCGTTCTATACCGGTAAACAACGTGTTGTTGATACCGGCGGACGTGTTGATCGCTTCAACAAGCGTTTCAGTATTCCGGGCACCAAGAAATAG
- the priA gene encoding primosomal protein N', whose translation MPVVHVALPVPLARTFDYLYPDHARPVIGGRVRVPFGQRNAIGIVTGLSEGSTLPPDKLKTINEVLDERSLFPDSLWRILNWAIGYYHYPTGEVLFHALPILIRQGKAAEMTPLWQWFATEQGRVTALDTLKRAPKQQQALAALLSGPLYRHEVAEHALAEGALQALRAKGLSDLRAARADGADWRRDFRVEGERLRLNTEQATAVGAIHGDDQQFAVWLLAGVTGSGKTEVYLTVLENILSKGKQALILVPEIGLTPQTISRFRERFHAPVDVLHSGLNDSERLAVWLKARSGETAIVIGTRSALFTPFARLGIIVIDEEHDSSYKQHEGWRYHARDLAVFRAREENIPIILGSATPALESLYNAQQKKYRYLTLGKRAGIAKPAHERLQDLKGLALTNGMSQPLLHKMRTHLDAGNQVMLFLNRRGFAPALLCHECGWIAECPRCDHFYTLHQQQRQMRCHHCDSQRPIPDQCPQCGSTQLIPVGLGTEQLEETLASLFPSTPITRIDRDTTARKGALEFHLAQVHQGGARILIGTQMLAKGHHFRDVTLVSLLDVDGALFSADFRSAERFAQLYTQVAGRAGRAGKQGEVFLQTHHPDHPLLQVLLHDGYMAFAQQALAERQAVSLPPFTSHILFRAEDLDNRQAAQFLERLRQLLDASPLRDDALWLMGPIPALQPKRGGRFRWQLLLQHPSRGQLQRLVASSLPLVDTLTQARKVKWSLDVDPIDI comes from the coding sequence ATGCCTGTTGTTCACGTTGCGTTACCGGTGCCATTGGCACGCACGTTTGATTACCTCTATCCCGACCATGCGCGTCCGGTTATCGGCGGGCGCGTTCGTGTACCCTTTGGACAGCGCAACGCCATCGGCATAGTCACGGGGTTAAGCGAAGGCAGTACACTGCCGCCGGACAAACTCAAGACCATTAACGAAGTGCTTGACGAGCGTTCGCTGTTTCCCGACAGTCTCTGGCGGATTCTCAATTGGGCTATCGGTTATTACCACTACCCAACGGGAGAGGTCTTGTTCCATGCACTGCCGATTTTAATCCGTCAGGGCAAAGCCGCCGAAATGACGCCGTTATGGCAATGGTTCGCCACCGAGCAGGGGCGGGTCACTGCCCTGGATACCCTGAAGCGGGCGCCAAAGCAGCAGCAGGCGCTGGCGGCCCTGTTGTCCGGTCCGCTCTATCGCCATGAGGTGGCGGAACACGCGCTGGCGGAGGGTGCGTTGCAGGCCTTGCGTGCCAAGGGATTAAGCGATCTGCGGGCCGCACGGGCGGACGGCGCCGACTGGCGCCGGGATTTTCGCGTGGAAGGTGAACGGCTGAGGCTGAATACCGAGCAGGCCACCGCGGTAGGGGCTATTCATGGCGATGACCAGCAGTTTGCCGTCTGGTTATTGGCGGGCGTGACCGGTTCGGGTAAAACCGAGGTTTACCTGACCGTACTGGAAAATATCCTGTCGAAAGGCAAACAGGCGCTGATCCTGGTGCCCGAAATCGGTTTGACGCCGCAAACCATCAGCCGCTTTCGCGAACGTTTCCATGCGCCGGTGGACGTGTTGCATTCCGGTTTGAATGACAGCGAGCGCCTCGCGGTCTGGCTCAAGGCCCGCAGCGGCGAAACGGCGATCGTTATCGGTACCCGTTCGGCGTTGTTTACCCCTTTTGCCCGGCTCGGTATCATCGTTATCGACGAAGAGCACGACAGTTCCTATAAACAGCATGAAGGCTGGCGCTACCATGCACGGGATTTGGCGGTATTTCGCGCCCGTGAGGAAAATATTCCCATCATTCTCGGTTCGGCCACGCCGGCCCTGGAATCCCTCTATAACGCCCAGCAAAAGAAATATCGCTATCTTACCCTTGGCAAACGCGCCGGCATTGCCAAGCCGGCCCACGAACGGCTCCAGGATTTGAAAGGCCTGGCGCTGACCAACGGCATGTCGCAACCGCTGTTGCATAAAATGCGGACCCATCTGGATGCCGGCAACCAGGTGATGTTATTTCTCAACCGGCGGGGATTCGCGCCGGCGTTGTTATGCCATGAATGCGGCTGGATTGCAGAATGTCCCCGCTGCGATCACTTTTATACGCTCCACCAGCAGCAGCGGCAGATGCGTTGCCATCATTGCGACAGCCAGCGGCCGATCCCAGACCAATGTCCCCAGTGCGGCTCAACCCAGCTGATACCCGTCGGCCTGGGCACCGAACAGCTTGAGGAGACGCTGGCTTCGCTCTTTCCCTCCACCCCCATTACCCGCATCGATCGCGATACCACCGCCCGCAAAGGCGCTCTGGAATTTCATCTTGCCCAGGTGCATCAGGGAGGAGCCCGAATTCTGATCGGCACGCAGATGCTGGCGAAAGGGCATCATTTTCGCGATGTCACCCTGGTTTCGCTGCTGGATGTGGACGGTGCGCTTTTTTCGGCGGACTTCCGCTCCGCGGAACGCTTCGCCCAGCTGTATACCCAGGTTGCCGGCCGGGCCGGACGGGCGGGTAAACAAGGTGAGGTTTTCCTGCAAACACACCATCCTGATCATCCGCTGTTGCAAGTCCTGCTGCATGACGGCTATATGGCTTTTGCGCAGCAAGCGCTGGCCGAACGACAGGCCGTATCGTTACCGCCTTTTACCAGCCATATCCTGTTCCGGGCCGAAGATCTCGATAACCGGCAGGCCGCTCAGTTTCTAGAACGCCTGCGCCAGCTCCTTGATGCCAGTCCGTTGCGGGACGATGCGCTGTGGTTGATGGGGCCGATACCGGCGCTCCAGCCCAAACGCGGCGGGCGGTTTCGCTGGCAGCTACTGCTCCAGCACCCTTCCCGTGGACAGTTGCAACGATTGGTGGCCTCCAGCCTGCCCTTGGTAGACACGCTGACCCAGGCGCGAAAAGTCAAATGGTCGCTGGATGTGGATCCCATCGACATTTAA
- the cytR gene encoding DNA-binding transcriptional regulator CytR has product MELKRPTVVATMKDVAEKAGVSTATVSRALMNPEKVSAQTRKRVQIAVQSVGYDPQPLARQVRRNETRNLLVMVPDICDPFFSEMLRGIEETADEQGYLVLIADCAHQHPDKKSFSDLIIARQIDGMLLLGSVLPFAIDKTQQQNLPPMVMANEFVPELELATVHIDNLTAAYEAADYLFKLGHRRIGCISGPADLTLCQYRVQGFIQALRRHGIPAGEHMVYRGDISFQTGAAGLNALISQTNPPTAIFCHSDIIAFGALSQARKIGLSVPNDLSLIGFDDITLANYCDPPLTTVAQPSFQIGREATLLLLQQVRQHQMTNTSLLLDSKLIVRGSTAAPRIKT; this is encoded by the coding sequence GTGGAACTTAAAAGGCCTACCGTCGTGGCGACCATGAAGGATGTGGCGGAGAAGGCAGGGGTATCTACAGCCACTGTTTCCAGGGCATTGATGAATCCTGAAAAGGTTTCCGCCCAGACCCGGAAAAGAGTCCAGATTGCAGTACAATCTGTCGGTTACGATCCGCAACCCCTGGCCCGTCAGGTAAGGCGCAACGAAACCCGCAATTTATTGGTTATGGTGCCTGATATTTGCGACCCTTTTTTTTCCGAAATGTTGCGGGGAATTGAAGAAACCGCAGATGAGCAAGGGTATCTGGTCCTGATAGCCGATTGCGCGCACCAACATCCGGATAAAAAAAGCTTTAGCGATTTGATCATCGCCCGGCAAATCGATGGTATGTTGCTGCTGGGTTCCGTTCTGCCGTTCGCCATTGATAAAACTCAGCAGCAGAATTTACCGCCGATGGTCATGGCAAATGAATTTGTCCCCGAGCTTGAGTTGGCCACCGTACATATCGATAATCTTACCGCGGCCTATGAAGCGGCGGATTATCTGTTTAAACTCGGCCACCGGCGGATCGGCTGTATCAGCGGGCCGGCGGACCTGACATTGTGCCAATATCGGGTGCAGGGATTTATCCAGGCGCTGCGCCGCCACGGCATTCCGGCGGGCGAACATATGGTTTACCGGGGCGATATCAGTTTTCAGACCGGCGCGGCGGGGCTTAATGCATTAATATCGCAAACCAATCCGCCAACTGCTATCTTTTGTCACAGTGATATCATTGCGTTCGGCGCTTTGTCGCAGGCAAGGAAAATCGGCTTGAGCGTACCGAATGATTTGTCTCTGATAGGATTTGATGATATTACGCTGGCAAACTATTGCGATCCGCCGTTGACCACCGTGGCGCAGCCGAGTTTCCAGATCGGGCGTGAAGCGACGCTGTTGCTTTTGCAGCAGGTAAGGCAGCATCAGATGACGAATACCTCTTTGCTGCTGGACAGTAAATTGATCGTCCGGGGCAGCACCGCGGCGCCCCGTATAAAAACATGA
- the ftsN gene encoding cell division protein FtsN: protein MAQRDYVSRGRTNTRRRKPNSRKKRTSSGISKTMIALAVAVLITFIGGLYFIAHNKTEEAVILPSHGNHTNNGLPPKPEERWRYIKELENRQIGVQSPTEPTAGGEVQSPAQLTDEQRQLLEQMQADMRQQPTHLNEVPYNDQTRNSAANTGRSPANPFTAQPLPRQAPSVTQTTPRQAAPVTAQPRQTPSTTLVAPREVAPAASQPRKTPSVAEQPRQAPITAITQPRQAEPSAQASPAPKAEAKTDSAAKEKSQRWVIQCGSYKVMDQAESVRAQLAFGGVESRITTSGGWNRVMLGPYPNRASADKSLQNLRGSGVPNCIPIASGG, encoded by the coding sequence GTGGCACAAAGAGACTATGTAAGCCGTGGAAGGACCAATACGCGGCGCAGAAAACCAAACAGTCGAAAAAAGCGCACGTCTTCCGGCATTTCAAAAACCATGATCGCTCTGGCGGTTGCCGTATTGATAACGTTTATCGGCGGTCTCTATTTTATTGCACACAATAAAACGGAAGAGGCGGTAATTTTACCAAGCCACGGCAATCACACCAATAACGGACTGCCGCCGAAACCCGAGGAGCGCTGGCGTTATATCAAGGAGCTTGAAAACCGGCAGATTGGCGTACAGTCCCCTACCGAACCCACCGCCGGCGGAGAAGTGCAATCGCCGGCGCAATTGACCGATGAACAGCGTCAGTTGCTTGAGCAAATGCAGGCGGATATGCGCCAGCAGCCCACTCATCTAAACGAAGTGCCTTATAACGATCAAACGAGGAACTCCGCGGCCAACACCGGCCGGTCCCCGGCGAACCCGTTCACGGCGCAGCCATTGCCGCGCCAGGCGCCTTCCGTCACGCAGACCACGCCCCGCCAGGCGGCGCCCGTTACGGCACAGCCCCGTCAGACGCCTTCCACGACCCTGGTCGCTCCACGCGAGGTTGCGCCCGCCGCCTCGCAGCCGCGCAAGACGCCGTCCGTCGCCGAGCAACCGCGCCAGGCGCCGATTACCGCCATCACCCAGCCTCGTCAGGCCGAGCCGTCGGCGCAGGCTTCACCAGCGCCGAAAGCCGAAGCCAAAACCGACAGCGCGGCGAAGGAAAAGTCCCAGCGCTGGGTAATACAGTGCGGATCCTATAAGGTCATGGATCAGGCAGAATCCGTCCGCGCCCAACTGGCGTTCGGCGGCGTTGAAAGCCGTATCACCACCAGCGGCGGCTGGAATCGCGTGATGTTGGGCCCCTATCCCAACCGCGCCAGCGCCGATAAATCGTTACAAAATCTCCGCGGCTCAGGGGTACCAAATTGTATCCCTATTGCCAGCGGGGGTTGA
- the hslV gene encoding ATP-dependent protease subunit HslV: MTTIVSVRRNGHVVIGGDGQATLGNTVMKGNVIKVRRLHHEQVLAGFAGGTADAFTLFELFERKLDQHQGHLLKAAVELAKDWRTDRMLRKLEALLAVADKKNSLIITGNGDVIQPENDLIAIGSGGPYAQAAARALLENTELGARDIVEKALSIAGDICIYTNQFHTIEELTYEAQGSEICPK, encoded by the coding sequence GTGACAACAATCGTAAGCGTACGCCGCAACGGCCATGTGGTAATTGGTGGCGATGGCCAGGCCACTCTGGGAAATACGGTAATGAAAGGCAATGTAATCAAAGTCCGGCGCTTGCATCATGAACAGGTGCTCGCGGGCTTTGCCGGCGGCACTGCCGATGCCTTCACACTATTTGAATTATTTGAGCGTAAATTGGATCAGCATCAAGGCCATCTTTTGAAGGCCGCCGTGGAGCTGGCCAAGGATTGGCGTACCGATCGGATGCTGCGCAAGCTGGAAGCGCTGCTGGCGGTAGCGGATAAAAAGAATTCCCTTATCATCACCGGCAATGGCGATGTGATTCAGCCTGAAAACGACCTGATTGCCATCGGTTCCGGCGGGCCTTATGCTCAGGCAGCCGCGCGGGCATTGCTGGAAAATACTGAATTGGGCGCACGAGATATCGTCGAGAAAGCGTTGAGTATCGCCGGGGATATCTGTATTTATACCAATCAGTTCCATACTATTGAAGAATTAACGTACGAAGCGCAAGGATCCGAAATATGTCCGAAATGA
- the hslU gene encoding HslU--HslV peptidase ATPase subunit, with translation MSEMTPREIVSELDGYIIGQHNAKRAVAIALRNRWRRMQLDEALRHEVTPKNILMIGPTGVGKTEIARRLAKLANAPFIKVEATKFTEVGYVGKEVDSIIRDLTDAAVKMVRLQSMDKNRHRAEELAEERVLDVLIPPAKNNWGQPEETAEPSAARQNFRKKLREGELDDKEIEINLAAAPMGVEIMAPPGMEEMTNQLQSMFKNLAGQKQKPRKIKIKEALKLLVEEEAAKLVNPEELKETAIEAVEQHGIVFIDEIDKICKRGETSGPDVSREGVQRDLLPLVEGCTVSTKHGMVKTDHILFIASGAFQVSKPSDLIPELQGRLPIRVELEALTTNDFERILTEPSASLTIQYKALMATEGVDIEFTSDGIRRIAEAAWQVNERTENIGARRLHTVLERLMEDISYDASEWDGKTITIDADYVRSHLDELISDEDLSRFIL, from the coding sequence ATGTCCGAAATGACCCCACGCGAAATCGTCAGCGAACTCGACGGCTATATCATAGGCCAGCATAATGCGAAACGGGCAGTGGCCATCGCATTACGCAATCGCTGGCGCCGCATGCAACTGGACGAAGCATTGCGCCACGAAGTCACGCCGAAAAATATTTTAATGATCGGCCCCACCGGCGTCGGCAAAACGGAAATTGCCCGCCGCCTCGCAAAACTGGCCAATGCGCCTTTTATCAAGGTTGAAGCGACCAAATTCACCGAAGTAGGCTACGTCGGCAAGGAAGTGGATTCCATTATCCGCGATCTCACCGATGCCGCCGTCAAGATGGTGCGTTTGCAATCCATGGATAAGAATCGCCACCGCGCCGAAGAATTGGCGGAAGAGCGGGTGCTTGACGTCCTGATCCCGCCGGCTAAAAACAACTGGGGCCAGCCGGAAGAAACGGCTGAACCTTCGGCTGCCCGGCAGAATTTCCGCAAAAAACTGCGTGAAGGGGAACTGGACGACAAAGAAATAGAAATCAATCTGGCTGCCGCGCCAATGGGTGTCGAAATCATGGCTCCTCCGGGCATGGAAGAGATGACCAATCAGCTGCAATCGATGTTTAAAAATCTGGCCGGACAGAAACAAAAACCGCGCAAGATTAAAATCAAGGAAGCGTTAAAGCTTCTGGTGGAAGAAGAAGCGGCCAAACTGGTAAATCCGGAAGAGCTGAAAGAGACGGCCATTGAAGCCGTCGAGCAGCACGGGATCGTGTTCATCGATGAGATTGATAAAATCTGTAAACGCGGCGAAACCTCCGGCCCGGACGTTTCACGGGAAGGGGTGCAGCGGGATTTGCTGCCGCTGGTGGAAGGCTGCACCGTTTCCACCAAGCACGGCATGGTGAAAACCGATCATATTCTGTTTATCGCCTCCGGCGCGTTCCAGGTCTCCAAACCGTCCGATCTGATTCCGGAATTACAGGGCCGCTTGCCCATCCGGGTTGAGCTGGAAGCCCTGACCACCAATGATTTCGAACGCATCCTGACCGAGCCCAGCGCGTCGCTGACTATTCAGTACAAAGCGCTGATGGCTACCGAAGGGGTGGACATCGAATTCACCAGCGACGGCATCCGCCGCATCGCGGAAGCGGCTTGGCAGGTCAATGAGCGTACCGAAAATATCGGTGCCCGCCGGTTGCATACCGTCCTTGAACGGCTTATGGAAGATATTTCATATGATGCCAGTGAATGGGATGGTAAAACTATTACAATTGATGCAGATTATGTTCGTAGCCATTTGGATGAGCTAATATCTGATGAAGATTTAAGCCGGTTTATCCTCTAA
- the rraA gene encoding ribonuclease E activity regulator RraA, with product MKYDTSELCDIYHEDVNVVEPLFSNFGGRTSFGGQIITVKCFEDNGLLYDVLEENGLGRVLVVDGGGSVRRALINAELGNLAMQNQWEGIVVYGAVRQVDDLEELDLGIQAMAATPAGAASEGIGESDIRVNFGGVTFFSGDHLYADNTGIILSEDALDLE from the coding sequence ATGAAATACGATACCTCAGAACTGTGCGACATTTATCATGAAGACGTGAATGTTGTTGAACCTCTTTTCAGTAATTTTGGCGGGAGGACATCGTTTGGCGGGCAAATCATTACCGTGAAATGCTTCGAGGATAATGGTTTGTTATACGATGTGCTCGAGGAAAACGGGCTTGGCCGGGTGCTGGTTGTGGATGGCGGCGGTTCGGTCCGTCGGGCCCTGATCAATGCCGAGCTGGGTAACCTGGCGATGCAGAATCAATGGGAAGGTATCGTGGTTTATGGCGCGGTGCGCCAGGTGGATGATCTGGAAGAGCTGGATCTGGGCATACAAGCCATGGCCGCTACGCCGGCGGGCGCCGCGAGCGAAGGGATCGGTGAAAGCGACATACGGGTCAATTTCGGCGGAGTGACCTTTTTCTCCGGCGATCATCTTTATGCCGACAATACCGGTATCATCCTGTCGGAAGACGCTCTCGACCTGGAATAA
- the zapB gene encoding cell division protein ZapB: MAFEVFEKLEAKVQQAIDTITLLQMEIEELKEKNNSLTQEIQQAAGNRESLINENEQLKQEQGVWQERLRALLSKMEEV, from the coding sequence ATGGCTTTTGAAGTATTTGAGAAGTTAGAAGCGAAGGTACAGCAAGCAATTGATACCATCACGCTTTTACAAATGGAAATTGAAGAATTAAAAGAGAAAAACAACAGCCTGACGCAGGAAATCCAACAAGCGGCCGGCAATCGTGAATCGTTGATTAACGAAAACGAACAACTGAAGCAGGAACAGGGTGTATGGCAAGAGCGTTTACGCGCATTGCTCAGCAAAATGGAAGAGGTGTAA